A window of the Oscillospiraceae bacterium NTUH-002-81 genome harbors these coding sequences:
- a CDS encoding PASTA domain-containing protein → MLRKGMFIGDRYEVISHIGVGGMADVYKGKDHKLDRYVAIKVLKEEFRGDKGFVAKFRAEAQAAARLAHPNVVNVYDVGDEDGINYIIMELVEGITLKNYIERKGKLTVRETTSIAIQVAMGIEAAHNLNIVHRDIKPQNIIISREGKVKVTDFGIAKVASSRTISSVTMGSVHYTSPEQARGGYSDAKSDIYSLGIVMYEMITGRVPFDGETAVTVAVKHLQEEMVPPHVYAPEIPVSLEEIILKCTQKSQERRYANVAELLKDLKQSLVTPDASFVKIISPDETGKTMLFTKGDMNKIKADAYGDNAAYADAYGADQNGYAQNGYADGYEQGYADQGYGEGGYDDQYAGEDGYAGDGRYDQNGRYADDAYGGGQGRYADDYDPAYEEGDYDDDGYAEDDYDEEDYEGDDYDDGYDEDDYDDSYDDRRSRKKKSRYEDEEDDEQGELNPKLEKLMFVGGIIVAVIIACIILVLIGKAFGLFKFGSKSNTDQQETTEDSGQVEMPKLVGEQYSDVQKTLTSLGLLVKATYQEADNYEEGQVMTQSVAEGEMVKTGATINVTVCSGKEVISLPSLEGKEQSAAEQALKDLGLTADTQFAYSDTVDVGKVISTNPASGSDVVKGQQITVTVSQGPETKTGTVPNVVKMTQADAQAAIIAAGFKVGSITEGSSDEVTEGRVISQSVVSGTKMDQGKTIDLVVSTGSDAPTVPNVVGSDFEDAQETLEALGYVVKEETQYHATVAEGNVASQSVAANTKAAKGTTITLYVSLGPEPAQDHTQAPEEGQ, encoded by the coding sequence TTGTTGAGAAAAGGAATGTTTATTGGAGATAGATATGAGGTGATTTCCCATATTGGCGTAGGGGGAATGGCCGATGTATATAAAGGAAAAGACCACAAGCTGGACCGGTATGTGGCCATCAAGGTGCTGAAGGAGGAATTCCGCGGGGACAAGGGCTTCGTGGCAAAATTCCGGGCAGAGGCCCAGGCGGCAGCCCGTCTGGCCCATCCCAACGTGGTAAATGTGTACGATGTCGGCGATGAGGACGGCATTAACTATATCATTATGGAACTGGTGGAGGGCATTACCCTCAAAAATTATATCGAGCGCAAGGGCAAGCTGACCGTCCGGGAGACGACCAGCATTGCCATTCAGGTGGCCATGGGCATTGAGGCGGCCCACAATCTGAACATTGTGCACCGGGACATCAAGCCCCAGAACATCATCATTTCCAGAGAAGGAAAGGTGAAAGTGACGGATTTTGGCATTGCCAAGGTGGCATCCAGCCGCACCATCAGCTCGGTGACCATGGGTTCCGTGCACTACACGTCCCCGGAGCAGGCCCGCGGCGGCTACAGCGATGCCAAGAGCGATATTTATTCCCTTGGTATCGTTATGTATGAGATGATCACCGGCCGGGTGCCCTTTGACGGGGAAACGGCAGTGACTGTGGCGGTGAAGCACCTGCAGGAAGAGATGGTGCCGCCCCATGTATACGCGCCGGAGATCCCGGTGAGCCTGGAGGAGATCATTTTAAAATGTACCCAGAAAAGCCAGGAGCGCCGGTATGCCAATGTGGCAGAGCTTCTGAAGGATCTGAAGCAGTCGCTGGTGACACCGGATGCTTCCTTTGTAAAAATCATTTCCCCGGATGAGACAGGCAAGACCATGCTGTTCACCAAGGGAGATATGAATAAGATCAAGGCCGATGCTTATGGAGACAATGCCGCTTATGCGGACGCCTACGGTGCAGACCAGAACGGTTATGCCCAGAATGGATATGCCGATGGTTATGAGCAGGGGTATGCCGATCAGGGCTACGGCGAAGGCGGATATGACGACCAGTACGCCGGTGAGGATGGCTATGCCGGAGACGGCCGGTACGACCAGAATGGCCGTTATGCCGATGATGCTTACGGCGGCGGACAGGGGCGCTACGCCGATGATTATGATCCTGCCTACGAGGAAGGGGATTATGACGACGATGGCTACGCAGAAGACGACTATGATGAAGAGGATTACGAAGGCGACGATTACGATGACGGCTACGACGAGGATGACTATGACGATTCTTACGACGACCGCCGCAGCCGGAAGAAGAAAAGCCGGTATGAGGACGAGGAGGATGACGAGCAGGGCGAGCTGAACCCGAAGCTGGAGAAGCTCATGTTCGTGGGCGGTATCATCGTGGCGGTGATCATTGCCTGCATCATTCTGGTGCTCATCGGAAAAGCCTTCGGTCTGTTTAAGTTTGGCAGCAAGTCCAATACGGATCAGCAGGAGACCACCGAGGACTCCGGGCAGGTAGAGATGCCCAAGCTGGTGGGAGAGCAGTACAGCGATGTGCAGAAGACACTGACTTCCTTAGGGCTTTTGGTAAAGGCAACCTACCAGGAGGCAGATAATTATGAAGAGGGCCAGGTCATGACCCAGTCGGTGGCCGAGGGCGAGATGGTAAAGACCGGCGCCACCATCAACGTGACGGTGTGCAGCGGCAAGGAGGTCATCAGCCTGCCGTCCCTGGAGGGCAAGGAGCAGAGCGCGGCGGAGCAGGCGCTGAAGGATCTGGGCCTGACTGCGGACACCCAGTTCGCCTACAGTGATACGGTGGATGTGGGAAAAGTTATTTCCACGAATCCCGCTTCCGGCAGTGATGTGGTGAAAGGCCAGCAGATCACCGTGACGGTGAGCCAGGGGCCGGAGACCAAGACCGGAACCGTGCCCAATGTGGTGAAGATGACCCAGGCAGACGCCCAGGCGGCCATCATTGCTGCCGGGTTCAAGGTGGGTTCCATCACCGAGGGCTCCAGCGATGAGGTGACCGAGGGCCGTGTCATCAGCCAGAGTGTGGTGTCCGGCACGAAGATGGATCAGGGTAAGACCATAGATCTGGTTGTCAGTACCGGCAGTGATGCACCGACAGTCCCCAATGTGGTAGGATCAGATTTTGAGGATGCCCAGGAAACACTGGAAGCACTGGGTTATGTGGTTAAGGAAGAAACCCAGTATCATGCAACAGTGGCTGAGGGAAATGTGGCATCCCAGTCGGTGGCAGCTAACACCAAAGCGGCAAAGGGGACGACCATCACCCTTTATGTGAGCCTTGGACCGGAGCCGGCCCAGGATCATACGCAGGCACCGGAGGAAGGGCAGTAA
- a CDS encoding Stp1/IreP family PP2C-type Ser/Thr phosphatase: MSKEPVGNLPNLFIVADGMGGHKAGDFASRYAVAVITESIGRSDETNPVKLLRSAIEQANREIIEKAGSSPEYEGMGTTLVAACIMHGYTYIANVGDSRLYVINREEIRQVTRDHSLVEEMVRMGEIRREEARFHPDKNVITRAIGAEYDVKIDFFGHKLRDNDKILLCSDGLTNMLEDEEIFDIVNRPEELSRRAGELINRANTYGGKDNISVILVEPFEEEVKACC; the protein is encoded by the coding sequence ATGTCGAAGGAACCGGTGGGCAATCTGCCCAACCTTTTTATTGTGGCGGACGGCATGGGCGGCCACAAGGCGGGAGATTTTGCATCCCGGTATGCGGTGGCGGTCATCACAGAATCCATCGGGCGTTCCGATGAGACGAATCCGGTGAAGCTGCTGCGCAGTGCCATTGAGCAGGCGAACCGGGAGATCATTGAGAAAGCCGGAAGTTCGCCGGAATATGAGGGAATGGGGACGACGCTGGTGGCGGCCTGTATCATGCATGGGTATACGTATATTGCCAATGTGGGAGACAGCCGGCTGTATGTCATCAACCGGGAGGAGATCCGACAGGTGACAAGAGACCATTCGCTGGTAGAGGAAATGGTCCGGATGGGCGAGATCCGCAGGGAGGAAGCCAGATTTCATCCGGATAAGAACGTCATTACGAGAGCCATCGGGGCAGAGTATGACGTGAAGATAGATTTTTTCGGGCACAAGCTTCGTGATAACGATAAGATCCTGCTGTGCTCTGACGGTCTGACCAATATGCTGGAGGACGAGGAGATTTTCGATATCGTCAACCGGCCGGAAGAACTGTCCAGACGGGCGGGAGAACTGATTAACCGGGCCAATACATACGGAGGAAAGGACAATATCTCCGTGATCCTGGTAGAACCGTTTGAAGAAGAGGTGAAGGCATGTTGTTGA
- the rlmN gene encoding 23S rRNA (adenine(2503)-C(2))-methyltransferase RlmN gives MTDIRSMTLEELKEAMTALGEKPFRAKQIYEWLHVRLVDDFDEMTNLSRALREKLRENYALWPLQALRVQTSKIDGTKKFLFALSDRQVVESVWMQYHHGDSVCISSQVGCRMGCKFCASGIGGLVRNLTVGEMLAQVYAIQKLTGERVSNVVVMGTGEPFDNYDTLIQFLRMLTDTNGLNISQRNITVSTCGIVPKIRAFAEEDLQVTLALSLHASDNEKRKELMPIAYTYSLGEVMDACRYYFQKTGRRMTYEYSLVGGVNDTREDAKALVGLLRGQNCHVNLIPVNPVKEKGYVQPDRTAVLDFKDKLEKYGINATIRREMGRDIDGACGQLRRSYEKSSETL, from the coding sequence ATGACGGATATTCGTTCCATGACACTGGAAGAACTGAAAGAGGCCATGACGGCGCTGGGGGAGAAGCCCTTCCGGGCAAAACAGATTTACGAGTGGCTGCACGTGCGGCTGGTGGATGATTTTGACGAGATGACCAACCTGTCCCGGGCTTTGCGGGAAAAGCTGCGGGAAAACTATGCACTGTGGCCGCTGCAGGCGCTGCGGGTGCAGACGTCAAAGATCGACGGCACGAAGAAATTTCTCTTCGCCCTGTCTGACCGGCAGGTGGTGGAAAGCGTGTGGATGCAATACCACCACGGCGACTCCGTCTGTATTTCTTCCCAGGTGGGCTGTCGCATGGGCTGCAAATTCTGCGCCTCCGGTATCGGCGGTCTGGTGCGGAACCTGACCGTGGGGGAAATGCTGGCCCAGGTGTATGCTATCCAGAAGCTCACCGGGGAGCGGGTGTCCAATGTGGTCGTCATGGGCACGGGAGAACCCTTCGACAACTACGACACTCTCATCCAGTTCCTGCGGATGCTCACTGACACCAACGGTTTAAATATCAGCCAGCGCAACATCACCGTGTCCACCTGTGGCATCGTGCCGAAGATCCGCGCCTTTGCCGAGGAAGACCTGCAGGTGACGCTGGCCCTGTCCTTACACGCCTCGGACAACGAGAAGCGCAAAGAGCTGATGCCCATTGCCTACACCTATTCCCTGGGGGAGGTCATGGATGCCTGCCGGTATTATTTTCAGAAAACCGGCCGCCGGATGACCTATGAGTACAGTCTGGTGGGCGGCGTCAACGACACCCGGGAGGATGCGAAAGCGCTGGTGGGGCTGCTGCGGGGGCAGAACTGCCATGTGAACCTGATCCCGGTGAACCCGGTGAAGGAGAAGGGTTACGTCCAGCCGGACCGCACGGCGGTGCTGGATTTTAAAGATAAGCTGGAAAAATACGGGATCAATGCGACAATCCGAAGAGAAATGGGAAGAGATATTGACGGCGCCTGCGGACAGCTGCGCCGAAGCTACGAGAAATCCTCTGAGACACTTTAA
- a CDS encoding zinc metallopeptidase, producing MYGFGFYRFDGTYILVLIGVVLSMLASSKVKSTFNKYSRVRSMAGITGAEAAERILRQSGIYDVRIEHISGNLTDHYDPSSKVLRLSDSVYGSTSVAAIGVAAHECGHAVQHQVGYVPLSIRSALVPVANFGSSLSWPIFVAGLIFSIGPLLDIGIILFLAAVLFQVVTLPVEFNASARAIRLLDSCGILGQQEIGGTKKVLTAAALTYVASLAASILQLLRLLILAGGRRRND from the coding sequence ATGTATGGATTTGGTTTTTACCGGTTTGACGGCACGTACATTCTCGTACTCATCGGTGTGGTGCTGTCCATGCTGGCATCTTCAAAAGTAAAAAGTACATTCAACAAATATTCCCGGGTGCGGAGTATGGCCGGGATCACCGGCGCCGAGGCGGCGGAGCGGATCCTGCGCCAGTCCGGCATCTACGATGTGCGCATCGAGCACATCAGCGGCAATCTCACCGACCACTACGATCCGTCCAGCAAGGTACTGCGGCTGTCGGATTCCGTGTATGGATCCACTTCTGTGGCTGCTATCGGTGTGGCGGCCCATGAGTGCGGTCATGCGGTACAGCATCAGGTGGGCTATGTGCCCCTGTCTATCCGTTCGGCCCTGGTGCCCGTTGCCAATTTTGGCTCCAGTCTGTCCTGGCCCATCTTTGTGGCAGGTCTGATCTTTTCCATCGGGCCCCTGCTGGACATCGGTATTATCCTGTTCCTGGCAGCCGTGCTGTTCCAGGTGGTGACCCTGCCGGTGGAATTTAACGCCTCTGCAAGAGCCATCCGTCTGCTGGACAGCTGCGGCATTCTGGGCCAGCAGGAGATCGGCGGCACGAAGAAGGTGCTGACAGCGGCTGCCCTCACCTATGTGGCAAGCCTGGCGGCATCCATTTTACAGCTGCTGCGGCTTTTAATCCTGGCAGGAGGAAGACGGAGAAATGACTAA
- the fmt gene encoding methionyl-tRNA formyltransferase, giving the protein MRVVFMGTPDFAVGTLEALVKAGHEVVLAVTQPDKPKGRGKAMQPTPVKEAAEAHGIPVYQPVKIRETSCVDYLRTFQPDVIVVVAFGQILPKSILEMPRYGCVNVHASLLPKYRGAAPIQWAVIDGEKETGVTTMRMDEGLDTGDMILKCVVPLDEKETGGSLFDKLSRAGADLLIETLRQLENGTAVFTKQDSSQSTYAGMIKKSLGQIDWKMEAARIECLIRGLNPWPSAYTKLGGKTLKIWSAEVTDQPSTGHMPGEVVSADGALYVAAGDRVLALTEVQLEGKKRMDTEAFLRGYEVLPGTVLGQEEA; this is encoded by the coding sequence ATGAGAGTAGTATTTATGGGAACACCGGATTTTGCGGTGGGCACCCTGGAAGCGCTGGTGAAGGCCGGACATGAGGTGGTGCTGGCCGTGACCCAGCCGGATAAACCAAAGGGAAGAGGCAAGGCCATGCAGCCGACACCGGTAAAGGAAGCGGCAGAGGCCCACGGCATCCCGGTGTATCAGCCGGTGAAGATCCGGGAAACATCCTGTGTGGACTATCTGCGCACCTTTCAGCCGGACGTCATCGTGGTGGTGGCTTTCGGACAGATCCTGCCGAAGTCCATTCTGGAAATGCCGCGATACGGCTGCGTCAACGTCCATGCCTCCCTGCTGCCCAAATACCGGGGCGCAGCGCCCATCCAGTGGGCGGTCATTGACGGGGAAAAAGAAACTGGCGTGACCACCATGCGCATGGATGAGGGGCTGGACACCGGCGACATGATCTTGAAATGTGTGGTGCCCCTGGATGAGAAAGAGACCGGCGGCAGCCTGTTTGACAAATTAAGCAGGGCAGGCGCTGACCTGCTCATCGAGACGCTGCGGCAGCTGGAAAATGGCACCGCCGTTTTCACAAAACAGGATTCCAGCCAGTCCACCTATGCGGGCATGATCAAAAAGAGCCTGGGGCAGATCGACTGGAAGATGGAGGCGGCGCGCATTGAGTGCCTCATCCGGGGCCTGAATCCCTGGCCCAGCGCCTATACGAAGCTGGGCGGCAAGACATTGAAAATCTGGAGTGCGGAAGTGACGGATCAGCCATCCACCGGGCATATGCCGGGGGAAGTGGTATCTGCGGACGGCGCCCTGTATGTGGCGGCGGGCGACCGGGTGCTGGCCCTCACCGAGGTGCAGCTGGAAGGAAAGAAACGCATGGACACGGAGGCATTTTTACGCGGCTATGAAGTGCTTCCGGGCACCGTGCTGGGACAGGAGGAAGCATAA
- the def gene encoding peptide deformylase, with product MALRQIRVMGDEVLTKQCREVKEMTPRLKTLISDMFETMYDACGVGLAAPQVGILKRIFVVDTTGDTPRVFINPEIVETSGEQTGEEGCLSVPGKCAVVTRPNYVKVRALDENMEPFELEATELLARAVLHENDHLDGHLYVEKAEGEIMDVE from the coding sequence ATGGCATTAAGACAGATCAGAGTGATGGGAGACGAGGTACTGACCAAGCAGTGCAGAGAGGTAAAGGAGATGACGCCGCGGCTGAAAACCCTTATTTCGGATATGTTTGAGACAATGTATGATGCCTGCGGTGTGGGCCTGGCGGCTCCCCAGGTGGGCATTTTGAAACGGATTTTTGTGGTGGATACCACAGGAGATACACCCCGGGTGTTTATCAACCCCGAGATCGTGGAAACCTCTGGAGAGCAGACCGGGGAAGAGGGGTGCTTGAGCGTGCCGGGCAAGTGTGCCGTTGTCACCAGACCCAACTATGTGAAGGTGCGTGCCCTGGATGAGAACATGGAGCCCTTCGAACTGGAAGCCACCGAGCTTCTGGCCCGGGCGGTGCTGCATGAGAATGACCATCTGGACGGCCATCTTTATGTGGAGAAGGCCGAAGGCGAGATCATGGACGTGGAATAA
- the priA gene encoding primosomal protein N', producing MQQYAQIIVDITSEKLDRTFTYRIPEALAGQITPGVQVLFPFGNGNRQQKGFVLDITDQPSYDPAKIKELTGIVPGAVPVEGELIALAAWIRQTYGSTMIQALKTVLPVRAQVKNQEEVTVTLSSDRQAVQAYYDLCLRRKYRARARVLSFLLERGSCTMQALTGREKSDGKTVRELEEKGLVTLSRKTRYRNPESQVSQKYGEKELTAEQQQAVDTVWDDYRRDIRQTYLLHGVTGSGKTEVYLELIEKVVAEGRQVIVLIPEIALTYQTLLRFYTRFGDRVSVINSRLSQGERYDQFERAKRGEIDIMIGPRSALFTPFLRLGFIIIDEEHEGTYKSENMPRYHAREVAIRRAQMCHASVLLGSATPSVESYDKAKTGEYRLLTLTRRAGNQPLPQVTITDMREELREGNRSVFGRHLKEQIEDRLAKQEQVMLFLNRRGYSGFVSCRSCGAVMKCPHCDVSLSVHRKGGAARLVCHYCGYETAQVSRCPVCGSGYISEMKAGTQQIEELTRKTFPGARVLRMDMDTTKNKDGHAKILTEFAEHRADILIGTQMIVKGHDFRDVTLVGALAADLSLFAGDYRSAERTFQLLTQAAGRAGRGERPGEMVIQTYQPDHYSITLAAAQDYEGFYAQEMLFRRMMSYPPGAQMMAVLLSCEEEEHLAVGASYLKQMIERLGGSHGVQVIGPADASVARVKDRYRKNIYVKHADGALLSRIREALEKYIEANEGFSSIAIQFDFNPMNPF from the coding sequence ATGCAGCAATATGCACAGATCATTGTAGATATCACAAGTGAAAAACTGGACCGCACGTTCACGTACCGGATTCCGGAGGCACTGGCCGGGCAGATCACCCCGGGGGTGCAGGTGCTGTTCCCATTCGGAAACGGCAACCGGCAGCAGAAGGGCTTTGTGCTGGACATCACCGACCAGCCCTCCTACGATCCGGCAAAAATAAAGGAACTGACGGGCATTGTGCCCGGGGCGGTGCCGGTGGAAGGGGAACTTATTGCCCTGGCGGCCTGGATCCGGCAGACCTACGGCTCCACCATGATCCAGGCGCTGAAAACGGTGCTGCCCGTGCGCGCCCAGGTGAAAAATCAGGAAGAGGTGACGGTCACCCTGTCTTCCGACCGACAGGCAGTGCAGGCCTATTACGACCTGTGCCTGCGGCGAAAATACCGGGCCAGAGCCCGGGTGCTTTCGTTTCTGCTGGAACGGGGCAGCTGCACGATGCAGGCGCTGACGGGCCGGGAGAAAAGTGACGGCAAAACGGTACGGGAGCTGGAAGAGAAGGGGCTTGTGACCCTTTCCCGGAAGACCCGGTACCGGAACCCGGAGAGCCAGGTTTCTCAGAAATACGGAGAAAAAGAACTAACAGCGGAACAACAGCAGGCGGTGGATACCGTATGGGACGATTACCGGCGGGACATCCGTCAGACGTATCTGCTCCACGGCGTCACCGGCAGCGGCAAGACCGAGGTGTATCTGGAACTCATTGAAAAAGTGGTGGCAGAGGGACGGCAGGTGATCGTGCTCATCCCGGAGATTGCCCTGACCTACCAGACATTGCTGCGGTTTTACACCCGGTTCGGCGACCGGGTGTCGGTGATCAATTCCCGGCTTTCCCAAGGGGAACGGTACGACCAGTTCGAGCGGGCCAAACGGGGAGAGATCGACATCATGATCGGCCCCCGGTCGGCACTGTTCACACCGTTTTTACGATTGGGGTTTATTATCATCGATGAGGAGCATGAGGGCACCTATAAGAGTGAAAACATGCCCCGGTACCACGCCCGGGAGGTGGCCATCCGCCGGGCACAGATGTGTCACGCCTCGGTGTTGCTGGGATCGGCCACACCTTCGGTGGAATCCTATGATAAAGCGAAGACCGGGGAATACCGGCTGCTGACGCTGACCCGCCGGGCCGGCAATCAGCCCCTGCCTCAGGTGACCATCACCGATATGCGGGAGGAGCTGCGGGAGGGCAACCGTTCCGTGTTCGGCAGGCACTTAAAGGAACAGATCGAGGACCGGCTGGCGAAACAGGAGCAGGTCATGCTGTTTTTGAACCGCCGGGGGTATTCCGGTTTTGTTTCCTGCCGTTCCTGCGGTGCGGTGATGAAATGTCCCCACTGTGACGTGTCCTTAAGCGTCCACCGGAAGGGCGGCGCGGCACGGCTGGTGTGCCATTACTGCGGTTATGAGACCGCGCAGGTGTCCCGGTGCCCGGTGTGCGGCTCCGGCTACATCAGCGAGATGAAGGCGGGCACCCAGCAGATCGAAGAGCTGACCCGGAAAACCTTTCCTGGCGCCCGGGTGCTGCGGATGGACATGGATACCACGAAAAACAAGGACGGCCACGCGAAGATCCTGACGGAATTTGCGGAGCACCGGGCGGATATCCTCATCGGTACCCAGATGATCGTCAAGGGGCATGATTTCAGGGATGTGACGCTGGTGGGGGCACTGGCGGCGGATCTGTCTTTGTTTGCCGGGGATTACCGGTCGGCGGAACGCACGTTTCAGCTGCTGACCCAGGCGGCAGGCCGGGCAGGCAGAGGCGAGCGCCCCGGGGAAATGGTGATCCAGACGTACCAGCCCGATCACTACAGCATCACCCTGGCGGCGGCGCAGGACTACGAAGGCTTCTATGCACAGGAAATGCTGTTTCGCCGGATGATGTCCTATCCGCCGGGAGCACAGATGATGGCGGTGCTGTTAAGCTGTGAGGAAGAGGAACATCTGGCGGTGGGTGCTTCCTATTTAAAACAGATGATTGAACGGCTGGGCGGCAGCCACGGCGTACAGGTCATCGGCCCGGCAGATGCATCGGTGGCCCGGGTGAAGGACCGCTACCGGAAAAACATTTATGTGAAACATGCAGACGGCGCCCTGCTTTCCCGGATCCGGGAGGCGCTGGAAAAATATATCGAAGCAAACGAGGGATTTTCATCGATCGCGATCCAGTTTGATTTCAACCCGATGAATCCTTTTTGA
- the arcC gene encoding carbamate kinase, which yields MEKKRVVLALGHRALGTTLPQQQEGVRASAKIIADLAEEGCQLIISHSNAPQVGMIHTAMNEFGKAHQDYTVSPMSVCSAMSQGYIGYDLQNAIRAELLSRGIYKTVATLLTQVLVDPYDEAFYRPVKKIGRYLTKEEAEAEEDKGNYVTEVPGKGYQRVVAAPRPGDIVEIDAIRALADADQIVIACGGGGIPVLAQGSRLKGASAVIEKDLASGRLAEQTDADILMILTTVDQVFLNYGKENETPIDHMTVEEARKAIVAGQFEEATMQPKIVAGVEFVSKKPGRKAIITSIDRARDGLLGKTGTVIE from the coding sequence ATGGAGAAAAAAAGAGTTGTACTGGCACTTGGACACAGAGCGCTGGGAACGACCCTCCCGCAGCAGCAGGAGGGGGTTCGTGCCTCCGCAAAAATCATTGCTGATCTGGCAGAAGAGGGCTGCCAGCTGATCATTTCCCACAGCAATGCGCCGCAGGTCGGCATGATCCATACGGCCATGAATGAATTTGGAAAAGCCCATCAGGATTACACAGTATCGCCCATGTCGGTGTGCTCTGCCATGAGCCAGGGCTATATCGGCTACGATCTGCAGAATGCTATCCGGGCAGAGCTGCTCTCCCGGGGGATATACAAGACTGTGGCTACGCTGCTCACCCAGGTGCTGGTGGATCCTTACGATGAGGCGTTCTATCGCCCGGTGAAAAAGATCGGCCGGTATCTGACCAAAGAAGAGGCGGAAGCAGAAGAGGACAAGGGCAATTATGTGACAGAGGTGCCGGGAAAAGGCTATCAGCGTGTCGTGGCAGCGCCCAGGCCCGGAGACATTGTGGAGATCGACGCCATCCGTGCACTGGCAGACGCAGACCAGATCGTCATTGCCTGCGGCGGCGGCGGAATCCCCGTGCTGGCCCAGGGCAGCCGTCTGAAAGGCGCCAGTGCCGTCATTGAGAAAGACCTGGCCAGCGGCCGTCTGGCAGAGCAGACCGACGCGGACATTCTCATGATCCTCACCACCGTGGATCAGGTATTCCTGAATTATGGAAAGGAAAACGAAACACCCATCGATCACATGACCGTGGAGGAGGCCCGCAAGGCCATTGTGGCCGGACAGTTTGAGGAAGCCACCATGCAGCCCAAGATCGTGGCCGGGGTGGAATTCGTCAGCAAAAAGCCCGGCAGAAAGGCCATCATCACCTCCATCGACCGGGCAAGAGACGGTCTTCTCGGAAAAACAGGAACAGTCATCGAATGA
- a CDS encoding PTS glucose transporter subunit IIA: MNFMEKLFGKEKRGQQQNGSTVAGKSAGSKNEIGSPMEGELIELKDVPDEAFAQGILGDGVAIRPTKGEMYAPADGTVDTLFDTCHAITFLCDNGAELLLHVGLDTVQLKGKHFQSQVASGDRVKKGQLLLSVDLEAVKREGYDTVTPVIVTNADEWPVEKAAPGKVKVGDVIMKGSR; this comes from the coding sequence ATGAACTTCATGGAAAAATTGTTTGGAAAAGAAAAGAGAGGCCAACAGCAGAACGGATCAACCGTGGCAGGAAAAAGTGCAGGCTCGAAAAATGAAATTGGCAGCCCTATGGAAGGGGAACTGATCGAGCTGAAAGATGTTCCCGACGAAGCCTTTGCCCAGGGCATTCTGGGAGACGGCGTGGCCATCCGTCCCACCAAAGGGGAAATGTATGCCCCGGCGGATGGCACGGTGGACACCCTGTTTGACACCTGCCACGCCATCACCTTTCTGTGCGATAATGGCGCGGAGCTGCTGCTCCATGTGGGGCTGGACACGGTGCAGCTGAAAGGAAAGCATTTTCAGTCCCAGGTGGCATCCGGCGACCGGGTGAAAAAAGGACAGCTTTTGTTAAGTGTGGATCTGGAGGCAGTGAAGCGGGAAGGCTATGATACTGTGACGCCGGTGATCGTCACCAACGCGGATGAGTGGCCCGTGGAAAAAGCGGCGCCGGGCAAAGTGAAGGTCGGGGATGTCATTATGAAGGGCAGCCGGTAA